From a single Petroclostridium xylanilyticum genomic region:
- a CDS encoding NAD(P)/FAD-dependent oxidoreductase, giving the protein MKKKYDVAIVGAGPAGIFTALELTKKNDKLSILIIDKGRQIDKRACPARKTGICVNCDPCSIVNGWSGAGAYSDGKLSLGTEVGGNVKDYIGEEKTAELIKYADQIYLEFGAQKIVYGQNDKRVDEIMYEASKHNIQLIPCPVRHLGTEKAFDVLGGMYKRLTNHTKTEFRELTTVLEIICEQDKAVGLMLQTKGKEPERVMADYIVIAPGREGAQWLTQQARNLGIKTKNNAVDIGVRVEVPNSIMDHLTKDLYEAKFVYYSDTFENKVRTFCMNPGGVVSEEHYDGHIAVVNGHSYADEKLKTKNTNFAMLVSTTFTEPFDEPIKYGKYIAHLANMLTGGGIMVQRLGDLLKGRRTDYSRLGKSTTIPTLKSAVPGDLSFALPHRHLMSIIEALRAMDKVAPGLYSKNTLLYGCEIKFYSSQIHVNNNFETPIRNLYTIGDGAGITRGLMQASVTGIVVARDIIKKLRV; this is encoded by the coding sequence ATGAAGAAGAAATATGATGTAGCAATCGTTGGAGCAGGTCCGGCAGGTATTTTTACAGCTTTAGAGCTGACAAAAAAAAATGACAAATTAAGTATCTTAATCATAGATAAAGGAAGGCAGATAGATAAAAGAGCATGTCCTGCCAGAAAGACGGGGATCTGTGTAAATTGTGATCCTTGTTCCATTGTAAATGGCTGGTCGGGGGCGGGGGCCTATAGTGATGGAAAATTGTCACTGGGCACTGAAGTCGGTGGAAATGTAAAAGATTATATAGGAGAAGAAAAAACAGCTGAATTAATTAAATATGCGGATCAAATATACCTTGAATTTGGTGCCCAGAAAATAGTATACGGTCAGAATGACAAACGTGTAGATGAGATTATGTATGAAGCATCAAAGCATAATATACAGTTAATTCCCTGTCCGGTAAGGCATCTTGGTACTGAAAAAGCTTTTGATGTACTGGGAGGAATGTATAAGCGCCTTACTAACCATACTAAAACTGAATTCAGAGAGTTAACTACTGTTTTGGAAATCATTTGTGAACAGGATAAGGCAGTGGGATTGATGCTGCAGACTAAAGGCAAAGAACCGGAAAGGGTTATGGCTGATTATATAGTAATTGCACCGGGAAGAGAAGGTGCACAGTGGCTTACCCAACAAGCACGTAATTTAGGAATTAAAACCAAGAATAATGCGGTAGATATCGGTGTCAGAGTAGAAGTTCCTAATTCTATCATGGACCATTTGACGAAAGACCTGTATGAAGCTAAATTCGTATACTATTCTGATACCTTTGAGAATAAAGTACGAACCTTCTGTATGAATCCCGGAGGTGTTGTATCCGAAGAACACTATGATGGACATATTGCTGTAGTGAATGGGCACAGTTATGCCGATGAAAAGCTCAAGACCAAAAACACGAATTTTGCAATGCTGGTATCTACAACTTTTACAGAGCCCTTTGACGAGCCAATCAAATACGGCAAATATATAGCCCACCTTGCAAATATGCTTACCGGCGGCGGGATCATGGTTCAGAGGCTTGGCGATTTATTAAAAGGAAGAAGAACTGATTACAGCAGATTAGGAAAATCTACCACGATACCTACTTTGAAAAGTGCAGTACCTGGGGATTTGAGTTTTGCATTGCCTCACAGGCATTTGATGTCTATCATCGAGGCTTTGAGAGCAATGGATAAGGTTGCGCCAGGACTTTACTCTAAAAATACACTGCTTTATGGGTGTGAAATAAAATTTTACAGCAGCCAGATTCATGTGAACAATAATTTTGAAACACCAATTAGAAACTTATATACTATTGGCGATGGAGCCGGTATTACAAGAGGCTTGATGCAGGCATCAGTAACCGGGATTGTAGTAGCGAGAGACATCATAAAGAAATTGAGGGTATAA